From the Leifsonia sp. AG29 genome, one window contains:
- a CDS encoding ATP-binding cassette domain-containing protein — protein MSSEPAIVASDLSVEYPARGASPSCVALRGVSFRLDPGQVLGVLGETGSGKSTLAAVIAGRGLPIRSSEAGPRITGGELRVLGRPLRKAHRRDVAEVTFHVGYLPQEAASTLEPSLSVQDNVALPIFERDERYPRREAGARAATILDTVHLPLSVLDKYPYELSAGQRQRVALARALVLGPSILVADEPTAGIDATVRDAVIDLLAQLRGHAGFSAVIVSHDLAVLRRATDASLVLQGGRPVGYGPIEHVLAEPAHPFVAELAKALGPASRRTERRPQRAAASRKTGDDR, from the coding sequence GTGAGTTCCGAGCCCGCGATCGTCGCCAGCGACCTGTCCGTCGAATACCCCGCGCGGGGCGCCAGCCCCTCGTGCGTCGCCCTGCGCGGGGTGTCCTTCCGGCTCGATCCCGGCCAGGTGCTCGGCGTACTCGGAGAGACGGGTTCGGGCAAGAGCACCCTGGCGGCGGTCATCGCGGGCCGCGGACTGCCGATCCGATCGTCCGAGGCGGGACCGCGGATCACCGGGGGCGAGCTGCGCGTGCTCGGACGCCCGCTCCGCAAGGCGCACCGGCGCGACGTCGCCGAGGTGACGTTCCACGTCGGCTATCTCCCCCAGGAGGCGGCGAGCACGCTCGAGCCCTCGCTGAGCGTCCAGGACAACGTCGCGCTGCCGATCTTCGAGCGCGACGAGCGCTACCCGCGTCGCGAAGCAGGCGCGCGCGCGGCGACGATCCTCGACACCGTCCACCTGCCGCTGAGCGTCCTCGACAAGTACCCCTACGAGCTCAGTGCCGGCCAGCGCCAGCGCGTGGCGCTCGCACGTGCGCTGGTCCTCGGACCGAGCATCCTGGTCGCCGACGAGCCCACGGCGGGAATCGACGCCACGGTGCGCGACGCCGTCATCGACCTCCTCGCCCAGTTGCGGGGACACGCCGGCTTCTCCGCCGTGATCGTCAGCCACGATCTCGCCGTCCTGCGTCGCGCGACCGACGCCTCCCTCGTGCTGCAAGGCGGGCGCCCGGTCGGGTACGGACCCATCGAGCATGTCCTGGCCGAGCCTGCGCACCCGTTCGTCGCCGAACTCGCCAAGGCGCTCGGGCCGGCCTCCCGGCGCACGGAACGCCGCCCGCAGCGCGCCGCGGCCAGCCGAAAGACCGGAGACGACCGATGA
- a CDS encoding D-isomer specific 2-hydroxyacid dehydrogenase family protein, producing the protein MTDRTNGTPQHRAVLAADVEPLPESMRPEPGPIAVLPEPDPTFVRAVEEAGGVVEPLSERTRGVVWLSYRDAAAFPPILREHPAIGWVQLPYAGVDAFAEILGREDRPGLVWTSAKGAYAQPVAEHALALTLALLRVLPKRVRARSWATHQEGRSLYSRNIVIVGAGGIALELMRLLEPFAVRVTVVRRSEQPVPGAIRTVTADRLAEVLPEADVVVVAAALTTGTRHLFGEAEFAAMKRTAYLVNIARGGLVDTDALLTALRGEQIAGAGLDVTEPEPLPDGHPLWDEPRVLITPHQADTPEMTAPLLAERIRLNVSAFLGDGRFVGVVDPQAGY; encoded by the coding sequence ATGACCGACCGCACGAACGGGACTCCCCAGCACCGGGCGGTTCTCGCCGCGGACGTCGAACCGCTTCCCGAGAGCATGCGTCCCGAACCGGGCCCCATCGCGGTGCTCCCGGAGCCGGACCCGACCTTCGTCCGTGCGGTGGAGGAGGCCGGCGGGGTGGTCGAACCGCTCTCCGAGCGCACACGCGGTGTCGTCTGGCTCTCGTACCGCGATGCGGCCGCCTTCCCACCGATCCTGCGCGAGCATCCCGCGATCGGGTGGGTGCAGCTGCCGTACGCCGGTGTGGACGCGTTCGCCGAGATCCTCGGCCGCGAGGACAGGCCCGGACTCGTCTGGACGAGCGCGAAGGGCGCATACGCCCAGCCCGTGGCCGAGCACGCCCTCGCCTTGACGCTCGCCCTGCTCCGCGTCCTCCCGAAGCGCGTGCGCGCACGCAGCTGGGCGACGCACCAGGAGGGGCGCTCGCTCTACAGCAGGAACATCGTGATCGTCGGGGCCGGGGGCATCGCCCTGGAGTTGATGCGCCTGCTCGAGCCGTTCGCGGTGCGCGTCACCGTGGTGCGGCGCTCCGAGCAGCCCGTGCCGGGCGCGATCCGGACCGTCACCGCCGACCGCCTCGCCGAGGTGCTCCCGGAGGCCGACGTCGTCGTCGTCGCCGCGGCGCTCACGACCGGCACGAGACACTTGTTCGGGGAGGCCGAGTTCGCCGCCATGAAGCGCACCGCCTATCTCGTCAACATCGCGCGCGGCGGACTCGTCGACACGGACGCCCTGCTGACCGCTCTCCGGGGCGAGCAGATCGCCGGCGCGGGTCTCGACGTCACCGAACCCGAGCCGTTGCCGGACGGCCATCCGCTCTGGGACGAACCCCGCGTGCTCATCACGCCGCACCAGGCGGACACCCCCGAGATGACCGCTCCGCTGCTCGCCGAGCGCATCCGGCTGAACGTGTCGGCCTTCCTCGGCGACGGGCGATTCGTCGGCGTCGTGGACCCGCAGGCCGGTTACTGA
- a CDS encoding sensor histidine kinase — MPWSRRLPPGEEARPAFAPRQNAPDETAAPWGPPSGRWDGRRPHGARWFSVVIALAVQLPGLIIAGMRAAGEPLTFVFLLLAFLASFLLLLGKRYPGPVVVAVATLCLPAVAVTSGPAFSAVPVAFAVIGAVVRGARVWAWWTLAGFAVIGPATAYLLRDQPVATVRPLITALILCLLVGVGEAVRNRRERYREVARAAAARREAAAEAERLRIARELHDVLAHSLSQISVQAGVGLHLFDSRPEKARESLEAIRSTSSQALEEVRGVLGFLRSDGYAARTPEPDLARVPVLVDTYRRAGLVVVYENGLTSTPSAAAQLALYRIVQESLTNIGRHAQASTVSIRLTEEEGDYVLTVTDDGRGAGTEPEGKGMLGMRERAELLGGSFTTREPPTGGLVVEARIPARRAETA, encoded by the coding sequence ATGCCGTGGTCCCGCCGCCTCCCGCCCGGTGAGGAGGCGCGCCCGGCCTTCGCGCCGAGGCAGAATGCTCCTGACGAGACGGCCGCGCCCTGGGGGCCCCCGAGCGGACGCTGGGACGGTCGCCGCCCGCACGGCGCGCGCTGGTTCTCCGTCGTCATCGCCCTGGCCGTCCAGCTCCCCGGGCTGATCATCGCCGGGATGCGCGCGGCGGGGGAGCCCTTGACCTTCGTCTTCCTTCTGCTCGCATTCCTCGCGTCGTTCCTCCTGCTCCTCGGCAAGCGTTATCCGGGGCCTGTCGTGGTCGCTGTCGCGACCCTGTGCCTGCCGGCCGTCGCCGTGACCTCCGGCCCGGCCTTCTCGGCCGTCCCCGTGGCCTTCGCCGTCATCGGCGCCGTCGTGCGCGGAGCGCGGGTGTGGGCCTGGTGGACGCTTGCCGGGTTCGCCGTCATCGGGCCCGCGACGGCGTACCTCCTGCGGGACCAGCCCGTCGCGACCGTGCGGCCGCTCATCACAGCGCTGATCCTGTGCCTCCTCGTCGGGGTCGGCGAGGCCGTGCGGAACCGCCGCGAACGGTACCGCGAGGTCGCGCGCGCCGCCGCGGCGAGGCGCGAGGCCGCGGCCGAGGCGGAGCGGCTGCGGATCGCGCGCGAGCTGCACGACGTCCTGGCGCACTCGCTGTCTCAGATCAGCGTGCAGGCGGGCGTGGGCCTCCATCTGTTCGACTCCCGCCCGGAGAAGGCCCGCGAGAGCCTGGAGGCGATCCGCAGCACGAGCAGTCAGGCCCTGGAGGAGGTGCGGGGGGTGCTCGGATTCCTTCGATCCGACGGGTACGCCGCGCGGACGCCGGAACCGGATCTCGCTCGTGTACCCGTCCTCGTCGACACTTACCGGCGCGCAGGACTCGTGGTGGTCTACGAGAACGGTCTGACGTCCACGCCCTCAGCCGCAGCCCAGCTCGCCCTGTACCGAATCGTGCAGGAATCGCTCACGAACATCGGACGCCACGCACAGGCGAGCACGGTCTCCATCCGGCTCACCGAGGAGGAGGGCGACTACGTGCTCACCGTGACCGACGACGGCCGGGGCGCGGGCACCGAGCCCGAAGGCAAGGGCATGCTCGGTATGCGTGAGCGGGCCGAGCTCCTCGGAGGGTCGTTCACCACGCGGGAACCGCCGACCGGCGGACTCGTGGTCGAGGCGCGCATCCCCGCGAGAAGAGCGGAGACGGCGTGA
- a CDS encoding response regulator: MIRVLLADDQHLVRAGFRALLESEPGVDVVGEAGTGREALRLVRDLRPDVVLMDIRMPDGDGLWATGEIAADPELAATRIVIVTTFELDEYVAQAIVAGASGFLVKDTEPVDLIRAVRVVAAGEALLSPGVTRRLIERVAGGLRPPPDTSRLASLTDREREVLQLVGQGLTNTEIGERLYVSPLTAKTHVSRIMTKLDARDRVHLVVLAYETGIVQPGWQ, from the coding sequence GTGATCCGGGTGCTTCTGGCCGACGACCAGCATCTGGTGCGGGCGGGTTTCCGTGCGCTGCTCGAGTCCGAGCCCGGCGTGGACGTGGTCGGCGAGGCGGGCACGGGACGCGAAGCACTGCGGCTGGTCCGCGACCTGCGCCCGGACGTCGTGCTCATGGACATCCGCATGCCGGACGGCGACGGCCTCTGGGCGACCGGGGAGATCGCGGCCGACCCGGAGCTCGCAGCCACCCGGATCGTGATCGTGACCACGTTCGAGCTCGACGAGTACGTCGCCCAGGCGATCGTCGCGGGCGCGAGCGGCTTCCTCGTCAAGGACACGGAGCCCGTCGACCTCATCCGCGCCGTCCGCGTGGTCGCCGCGGGGGAGGCGCTCCTCTCTCCCGGCGTGACGCGGCGGCTCATCGAGCGCGTCGCCGGTGGCCTGCGGCCCCCGCCCGACACCTCCCGGCTCGCCTCGCTCACCGACCGGGAGAGGGAGGTCCTACAGCTGGTCGGCCAGGGTCTCACCAACACGGAGATCGGGGAGCGCCTGTATGTGAGCCCGCTCACGGCCAAGACGCACGTCTCGCGCATCATGACCAAGCTCGACGCGCGCGACCGGGTCCATCTCGTCGTGCTGGCCTACGAGACGGGCATCGTCCAGCCCGGCTGGCAGTAG
- a CDS encoding SHOCT domain-containing protein, which yields MLSTSALAVAVPCVAAWGGPWFGWWWFLIPLFWIGLFVLLFSLAGRRWRRAARAGYGWGPGGTRGAEQTLAQRYANGDIDEQEYRARLEVLRANRGDGS from the coding sequence ATGCTGAGCACATCGGCCCTCGCCGTCGCCGTCCCCTGCGTCGCCGCCTGGGGCGGCCCCTGGTTCGGGTGGTGGTGGTTCCTCATCCCGCTGTTCTGGATCGGGCTCTTCGTCCTGCTCTTCTCGCTCGCGGGGCGTCGCTGGCGGCGAGCCGCGCGGGCCGGATACGGCTGGGGGCCCGGAGGGACCCGCGGGGCCGAGCAGACGCTCGCCCAGCGGTACGCGAACGGCGACATCGACGAGCAGGAGTACCGCGCCCGGTTGGAGGTCCTCCGGGCGAACCGGGGCGACGGGTCCTGA
- a CDS encoding sensor histidine kinase, protein MVFWIVVAVVSSVAALALLVLWLAERARRVRLARSREETEWDRLDRELELAEQAGRFRIVADLGDVAVQAVSRLVSQAESIRYTAADSPTASRASSELADSAKEALGELRRLQSVAREGGAAGLAPSLHSVRDLFAELRDRGLSVAFAERGERFELRPGAEVAVLRILQTSLENSLKHGGSGTTAAVTFAWTDVGLQVSVDDDGIRAAARRSGLDRAGVDEATAYGIADDVEALIAEFEGEGLAELRHRAEVFGGTVNARAVPGVGFSVSAVFPALRHHNGVHGVDLTR, encoded by the coding sequence ATGGTTTTCTGGATCGTCGTTGCGGTCGTGTCCTCGGTGGCCGCTCTGGCCCTGCTCGTCCTCTGGCTCGCGGAGCGGGCCCGGCGCGTGCGCCTGGCGCGGAGTCGCGAGGAGACGGAGTGGGACCGCCTAGACCGCGAGCTGGAGCTCGCGGAGCAGGCCGGCCGCTTCCGGATCGTGGCCGATCTGGGCGATGTCGCGGTCCAGGCCGTGTCCCGGCTCGTGAGCCAGGCGGAGAGCATCCGCTACACCGCGGCCGATTCCCCGACGGCGTCCCGGGCCTCGTCCGAATTGGCGGACTCCGCCAAAGAGGCGCTGGGCGAGCTCCGGCGCCTCCAGAGCGTCGCCAGGGAGGGTGGCGCCGCCGGGCTGGCGCCGAGCCTCCACTCGGTTCGGGACCTCTTCGCGGAGCTCCGCGACCGGGGCCTCTCGGTCGCCTTCGCCGAGCGCGGTGAGCGCTTCGAGCTCCGGCCCGGCGCGGAGGTCGCCGTCCTCCGGATCCTGCAGACCAGCCTCGAGAACTCGCTCAAGCACGGCGGATCGGGAACGACCGCCGCGGTGACCTTCGCCTGGACCGACGTCGGGCTCCAGGTGAGCGTCGACGACGACGGCATCCGGGCGGCGGCGCGCCGCTCGGGCCTGGACCGCGCCGGGGTCGACGAGGCGACCGCCTACGGCATCGCCGACGACGTGGAGGCGCTCATCGCCGAGTTCGAGGGGGAGGGGCTCGCCGAGCTGCGGCATCGGGCCGAGGTCTTCGGCGGGACCGTGAACGCCCGGGCCGTCCCCGGCGTCGGCTTCTCGGTGTCGGCCGTCTTCCCCGCGCTCCGCCACCACAACGGCGTCCACGGCGTGGACCTCACGCGCTGA
- the def gene encoding peptide deformylase has protein sequence MAVLPIRITGDPVLHERAAEVTVVDDELRRLVADMFETMDEAPGVGLAAPQVGVPLRLFVYGWTDDDVLHRGVAVNPVLWLSPLTVGEPDEENESEGCLSFPGERFPLRRADRAILQATDLDGREFEIRAEGWLARIFQHEYDHLDGVLYVDRLDHPYGKAALKTQRKNGWGVPGLSWLPGRDHLED, from the coding sequence ATGGCCGTCCTCCCGATCCGGATCACCGGTGACCCCGTCCTGCACGAGAGAGCCGCCGAGGTGACCGTCGTCGACGACGAGCTGCGCCGCCTGGTCGCCGACATGTTCGAGACGATGGACGAGGCGCCCGGAGTGGGCCTCGCCGCACCGCAGGTCGGCGTCCCGCTGCGCCTCTTCGTCTACGGCTGGACCGACGACGACGTGCTCCATCGCGGCGTCGCGGTGAACCCCGTGCTGTGGCTGAGCCCTCTCACGGTCGGCGAGCCGGACGAGGAGAACGAGTCGGAGGGGTGCCTCTCGTTCCCGGGCGAGCGCTTCCCGCTGCGGCGCGCCGACCGGGCGATCCTCCAGGCCACCGATCTGGACGGCCGGGAGTTCGAGATCCGCGCCGAGGGGTGGCTCGCCCGCATCTTCCAGCACGAGTACGACCATCTCGACGGCGTGCTCTACGTCGACCGCCTCGACCACCCGTACGGCAAGGCGGCGCTCAAGACGCAGCGCAAGAACGGGTGGGGTGTGCCCGGCCTGAGCTGGCTGCCCGGCCGGGACCACCTCGAGGACTGA
- a CDS encoding DMT family transporter — translation MGTELMSGLDLSYQPSQLLGIPVALVGACFLSIGAQLQHHGVTKVEAMAGSASSGLNPRQLSLLLARPSWVIGTLLLGLAIVFQLVSLKLSPIILVQPLGVVGLVITSILNARVSHVKLNRQSIVAVSLCVGGVAAFVLLAAVFARDLPVTTRSLVIILIILAVVLVAFALLFVFLRHRFKAIMYIVGAGVLYGFVATLAKVAIDRISQQQIDWLLVLVIVALLAAAVLGAYFVQNAYSSGPPDLVIAGLTVIDPLVAVTIGIVVLDEAAGAPWWAMVGFALTGAVAIVGVFRLAKYHPQTGEDAPVAERIADAAE, via the coding sequence GTGGGAACGGAACTGATGAGCGGGCTCGATCTGAGCTACCAGCCCAGCCAGCTCCTCGGCATCCCCGTCGCCCTCGTCGGCGCGTGCTTCCTCTCCATCGGCGCCCAGCTCCAGCACCACGGGGTCACCAAGGTGGAGGCCATGGCCGGCAGCGCGTCGAGCGGCCTGAACCCGCGCCAGCTGAGCCTCCTGCTGGCCCGTCCCTCCTGGGTCATCGGAACCCTGCTCCTCGGGCTCGCCATCGTCTTCCAGCTGGTGAGCCTCAAGCTCTCGCCGATCATCCTGGTGCAGCCGCTCGGCGTCGTCGGGCTCGTGATCACGAGCATCCTGAACGCGCGGGTCAGCCACGTGAAGCTCAATCGGCAGTCGATCGTCGCTGTGTCGCTCTGTGTCGGCGGCGTCGCGGCGTTCGTGCTGCTCGCCGCCGTCTTCGCGCGCGATCTGCCCGTCACGACGCGGTCCCTCGTGATCATCCTCATCATCCTCGCCGTGGTCCTGGTGGCCTTCGCGCTCCTGTTCGTCTTCCTGCGCCACCGGTTCAAGGCGATCATGTACATCGTCGGAGCCGGGGTGCTCTACGGCTTCGTCGCGACCCTGGCGAAGGTGGCCATCGACCGCATCTCCCAGCAGCAGATCGACTGGCTGCTGGTCCTCGTGATCGTCGCGCTCCTCGCGGCCGCCGTGCTCGGTGCGTACTTCGTCCAGAACGCCTACTCGTCGGGGCCGCCCGACCTCGTGATCGCCGGCCTGACCGTCATCGACCCGCTCGTCGCCGTCACGATCGGCATCGTCGTGCTCGACGAGGCGGCCGGGGCCCCGTGGTGGGCGATGGTCGGGTTCGCGCTCACCGGCGCGGTGGCGATCGTCGGAGTCTTCCGGCTCGCGAAGTACCACCCGCAGACGGGGGAGGACGCGCCGGTGGCCGAGCGGATTGCCGACGCGGCCGAGTAA
- a CDS encoding glycosyltransferase — protein MPETSGPHPTQPAQPPLTIVMGCDTFPPDVNGAARFAERLAAGLVERGHDVHIVAPAASRRHGTWIEEHEGRPMTVHRLRSWRWYPHDWLRFALPWMSKANARRVLDEVRPDVVHMQSHIVVGRGLAYEAEKRGIPIVATNHVMPDNIMEFTILPKFLQNTFVKLAWKDARKSFDKARSVTTPTRKAAQFLEKATGLRGVHAISCGIDAQNYTPDFSPRTANRILFVGRVTGEKHIDVLLNAVKRLPASLDARLEIVGGGDQLRNLQALAETLGIADRVTFTGYVTDEELRSAYTRATVFAMPSIAELQSIATMEAMASGLPVVAADAMALPHLVHDGENGYLFTPGDAQDLADKLERVLTMPQDELDRLKEASLRIVASHDIQTTISTFESLYRGEPVADPVTESAPGVPAPE, from the coding sequence GTGCCTGAGACGAGCGGACCGCATCCCACCCAGCCCGCGCAGCCTCCTCTGACCATCGTCATGGGCTGCGACACGTTCCCGCCGGATGTCAACGGCGCCGCGCGCTTCGCGGAGCGTCTCGCGGCCGGTCTCGTCGAGCGCGGTCACGACGTGCATATCGTCGCCCCCGCGGCGAGCCGGCGTCACGGGACCTGGATCGAAGAGCACGAGGGCCGCCCGATGACCGTGCACCGTCTGCGCAGCTGGCGCTGGTACCCGCACGACTGGCTGCGGTTCGCCCTCCCGTGGATGAGCAAGGCCAACGCCCGCCGCGTCCTCGACGAGGTGAGGCCCGACGTCGTGCACATGCAGTCGCACATCGTCGTCGGCCGGGGCCTCGCCTACGAGGCCGAGAAGCGCGGGATCCCGATCGTCGCCACGAACCACGTGATGCCCGACAACATCATGGAGTTCACGATCCTGCCCAAGTTCCTCCAGAACACCTTCGTGAAGCTCGCCTGGAAGGATGCACGCAAGAGCTTCGACAAGGCGCGCTCGGTCACGACGCCGACGCGCAAGGCGGCCCAGTTCCTCGAGAAGGCCACCGGGCTGCGCGGCGTCCACGCGATCTCGTGCGGGATCGACGCCCAGAACTACACCCCCGACTTCTCCCCGCGGACGGCCAACCGCATCCTCTTCGTCGGCCGTGTCACCGGGGAGAAGCACATCGATGTCCTGCTGAACGCGGTGAAGCGCCTCCCGGCGTCGCTCGACGCACGGCTCGAGATCGTCGGCGGCGGCGACCAGCTCCGCAACCTGCAGGCCCTCGCCGAGACGCTGGGGATCGCCGACCGCGTCACCTTCACCGGGTACGTGACCGACGAGGAGCTCCGCTCCGCCTACACGCGGGCCACGGTCTTCGCGATGCCCTCCATCGCCGAGCTCCAGTCGATCGCCACCATGGAGGCGATGGCATCCGGCCTGCCGGTGGTCGCCGCGGACGCCATGGCCCTCCCGCACCTCGTCCACGACGGGGAGAACGGGTACCTGTTCACCCCGGGCGACGCTCAGGACCTCGCCGACAAGCTCGAGCGGGTGCTGACGATGCCGCAGGACGAGCTCGACCGTCTCAAAGAGGCGTCGCTGCGGATCGTGGCCTCGCACGACATCCAGACCACGATCAGCACGTTCGAAAGCCTGTATCGTGGTGAGCCGGTGGCCGACCCCGTGACGGAGTCGGCGCCCGGCGTCCCGGCCCCCGAGTGA
- a CDS encoding DUF2510 domain-containing protein, with protein MSSEPPMTQLPPPGWYPDARDPSWQRWWDGRTWTETVRQADVVTAAPVPVAARPGNAAAVVGLVFGVVAAGFALLGTRGLDPLLALLVVGCGTTALATGIPAAVKARRSHQRTSLVLGTVGAALGGAAVTLAVLAVVLVLTGISSRGA; from the coding sequence ATGAGCTCCGAGCCGCCGATGACCCAGCTGCCGCCCCCCGGGTGGTATCCCGACGCCCGAGATCCGAGCTGGCAGCGCTGGTGGGACGGCCGCACGTGGACCGAGACCGTGCGGCAGGCCGACGTCGTCACGGCCGCTCCCGTGCCCGTGGCCGCGCGCCCGGGGAACGCCGCCGCGGTGGTCGGCCTCGTGTTCGGCGTCGTTGCGGCCGGGTTCGCCCTGCTCGGCACGCGAGGGCTCGACCCGCTGCTCGCGCTCCTGGTCGTGGGCTGCGGGACGACCGCGCTAGCGACCGGGATCCCTGCGGCCGTCAAGGCGCGGCGATCGCATCAGCGGACGAGTCTGGTCCTCGGCACCGTCGGGGCGGCCCTCGGCGGTGCGGCCGTGACCCTGGCGGTTCTGGCGGTCGTTCTCGTGCTCACGGGAATCTCGTCCCGCGGGGCGTGA
- a CDS encoding 4'-phosphopantetheinyl transferase family protein, translated as MVWAPGVVSEVFVVRHGDASEQIAVALSEGDRDRLASLRGCPRGAFLAGREALLRAARAHGAGADARITAICPDCGLSHGRPVLAEGALMVHVALTHSAGSAYAVAATLPVGIDAEPVDTAPDRLSAIEAMSPGRGDPLRRWTAVEAVLKADGRGLRVDPARVDVRRSRARLDSADYGLRTWLADRSLVTIAVAMSEVSR; from the coding sequence GTGGTGTGGGCGCCGGGGGTCGTTAGCGAGGTCTTCGTGGTGCGCCACGGCGACGCGTCCGAGCAGATCGCGGTCGCCCTCTCGGAGGGCGACCGCGATCGTCTGGCCTCCCTCCGCGGCTGCCCGCGGGGGGCGTTCCTGGCCGGGCGTGAGGCCCTCCTGCGCGCCGCGCGAGCCCATGGCGCGGGTGCGGACGCCCGCATCACGGCGATCTGCCCGGACTGCGGTCTGTCTCACGGACGTCCGGTTCTCGCGGAGGGCGCCCTGATGGTCCATGTGGCCCTCACCCACTCGGCAGGCAGCGCCTACGCTGTCGCCGCCACCCTTCCGGTCGGCATCGACGCCGAGCCGGTCGACACCGCACCTGACCGGCTGAGCGCGATCGAGGCGATGTCACCGGGGAGGGGCGACCCTCTCCGGCGCTGGACCGCGGTCGAGGCGGTCCTGAAGGCCGATGGCAGGGGACTGCGCGTGGACCCCGCCCGGGTCGACGTGCGCCGCAGCCGGGCACGGCTCGACAGCGCGGACTACGGACTCCGCACCTGGCTCGCCGACCGCTCTCTCGTGACCATCGCCGTCGCGATGTCGGAGGTCAGTCGCTGA
- a CDS encoding M1 family metallopeptidase: protein MTAVSPGATARHVYLPRSGSADYAVSSYDLALDYRVATNRLDATAIITARALVPLASIPFDLVHLRAKRVRVDAEKRARFTQTTTHLNVRPAAPIPAGGEFVVTIEYGGSPTPRRTRWGALGWEELTDGVLVAAQPSGAPTWFPCNDRPSDKATYRISVTTEQPYTVIATGELEEHTVDRGRGTWTFVRDEPTASYLAAVQIGRYVVEPRRTAGVDSMIAYPGALAKRVLSDLAPLGRMLSAFQEAFGPYPFPSYTVVVTEDPLEIPLESQGMATFGSTHIDGRGGSERLIAHELAHQWFGNSVGLASWRDIWLNEGFACYAEWLWSEASGGLSASTHARAHHARLRLAPKDLLLGDPGPDLMFDDRVYKRGACLLHALRRRIGDEGFFTMLRAWTADHRFAVVTSADFEAHAARYSDTPLDGFFDGWLRSTALPALSD from the coding sequence ATGACCGCCGTCTCGCCGGGCGCCACCGCGCGTCACGTCTACCTGCCCCGTTCCGGCAGCGCCGATTACGCCGTCTCGAGCTACGACCTCGCCCTGGACTACCGCGTCGCGACCAACCGGCTCGACGCGACCGCGATCATCACCGCCCGGGCGCTCGTACCCCTCGCGTCCATCCCGTTCGATCTCGTGCACCTCCGAGCCAAGCGGGTCCGGGTCGACGCGGAGAAGCGCGCCCGCTTCACACAGACGACGACGCACCTCAACGTCCGTCCCGCGGCTCCCATCCCGGCCGGTGGCGAGTTCGTGGTCACGATCGAATACGGCGGATCCCCGACGCCGCGGAGGACCCGCTGGGGCGCGCTCGGGTGGGAGGAGCTCACCGACGGCGTCCTGGTCGCGGCGCAACCATCGGGCGCACCGACGTGGTTCCCGTGCAACGACCGGCCGTCGGACAAGGCGACGTACCGGATCAGCGTGACGACCGAGCAGCCGTACACGGTCATCGCGACCGGCGAGCTCGAGGAGCACACCGTCGACCGGGGTCGCGGGACGTGGACGTTCGTGCGTGACGAGCCGACCGCCTCCTACCTGGCCGCGGTCCAGATCGGCCGCTACGTGGTCGAGCCCCGTCGAACGGCCGGTGTGGACAGCATGATCGCCTACCCCGGCGCACTCGCCAAGCGGGTCCTCAGCGACCTCGCGCCCCTCGGCCGCATGCTGTCGGCCTTCCAGGAGGCGTTCGGCCCGTACCCCTTCCCGTCGTACACGGTGGTCGTCACGGAGGACCCGCTCGAGATCCCGCTCGAGTCGCAGGGCATGGCGACATTCGGCTCGACGCACATCGACGGCCGAGGCGGGTCGGAGCGGCTCATCGCGCACGAGCTCGCGCACCAGTGGTTCGGCAACAGCGTGGGGCTCGCCTCCTGGCGCGACATCTGGCTGAACGAGGGGTTCGCCTGCTACGCGGAGTGGCTGTGGTCGGAGGCGTCAGGCGGTCTCAGTGCCTCGACCCACGCACGTGCACATCACGCCCGTCTCCGCCTGGCGCCCAAGGACCTCCTGCTGGGCGACCCCGGACCGGACCTGATGTTCGACGACCGTGTCTACAAGCGGGGGGCGTGCCTGCTTCACGCTCTCAGACGGCGTATCGGCGACGAAGGATTCTTCACGATGCTGCGGGCCTGGACCGCCGACCATCGCTTCGCCGTCGTGACGTCGGCGGACTTCGAAGCGCACGCGGCTCGCTATTCGGACACGCCCCTCGATGGGTTCTTCGACGGGTGGCTCCGGTCGACGGCGCTTCCCGCGCTCAGCGACTGA